A DNA window from Augochlora pura isolate Apur16 chromosome 9, APUR_v2.2.1, whole genome shotgun sequence contains the following coding sequences:
- the Taf5 gene encoding TATA-box binding protein associated factor 5 isoform X2, producing the protein MDNEKSTMLAVLQLLRKYNLKGTEELFKKEANLTDISADEAQQTDSEVNSVLSAYKSEGDPALYEKAYSELKKFVEGSLDIYKHELGTILYPVLVHMYLELVYNNHSEEAKQLLEKFGGNLEEYYQNDLKRLSNVTRREQMAGNELTDTFKSNQFIIRMSRDTLSIIKRHLQEKKHSVLLNIIQEHLYFDMYEGVARNKQQIDATSGAVVGEATRQDNKAKVYYGLLKEPDIQSLPPTEEEEDDTGGADGDKPKKKKAKKDPLFSKKTKSDPNAPPVGRMPLPNLKDADKLEKVKALREASKRVVLGPDMLPSICFYTILNAVHTVTAAEVAEDSSLLAIGFSDSSIKVWSLVPQKLRLMKTGEQLQDIDREADDVLVRMMDDRTAETARSLFGHNGPVYSLSFSPDRNLLLSSSEDSTVRLWSLHTWTCVVCYKGHLFPVWCVRFSSHGYYFATSSHDKTARLWATDSHQPLRIFAGHYSDVDVVQFHPNSNYVATGSSDMTVRLWDCVTGSQVRLMTGHKAPIYSLAFSAEGRFLASAGADHRVLVWDLAHGHLVAALSNHTGTVHCLSFSRDGNILVSGSLDSTIKLWDFTKLAEEMSLEDVNVSHNPDVKTNAETYLLRTFATKNTPVLTLHFSRRNLLLGVGMFEST; encoded by the exons aTGGACAACGAGAAAAGTACTATGCTGGCGGTTCTTCAACTGCTCAGAAAGTACAATCTAAAG GGAACAGaagagttatttaaaaaagaggCGAATTTGACTGATATTTCTGCGGACGAAGCTCAACAGACAGACTCTGAAGTTAATAGTGTTCTCTCTGCGTACAAGAGCGAAGGGGATCCTGCACTGTACGAGAAAGCGTACAGTGAGCTAAAAAAGTTTGTAGAAGGTTCATTAGATATATACAAG CATGAATTGGGTACTATATTATACCCTGTTTTGGTACATATGTACCTTGAATTGGTTTACAATAATCACTCGGAAGAAGCAAAGCAACTGTTGGAAAAATTCGGAGGAAATTTGGAAGAGTATTATCAAAATGACTTGAAAAGACTGTCCAATGTTACCAGACGCGAGCAGATGGCAGGAAACGAATTAACCGATACTTTCAA ATCAAATCAGTTCATAATTAGAATGTCGAGAGACACACTTTCGATAATAAAAAGGCATctacaagaaaaaaaacacagTGTGCTGTTGAACATTATACAAGAGCATCTATATTTTGATATGTACGAAGGAGTAGCAAGAAATAAACAACAAATCGATGCCACATCGGGTGCGGTAGTTGGAGAAGCGACGAGACAAG acaaTAAGGCGAAGGTGTATTACGGACTTCTAAAGGAACCAGACATCCAATCTTTGCCGCcaacagaagaagaagaggacgaTACAGGTGGCGCAGACGGTGATAAaccaaaaaagaagaaagcaaAAAAGGATCCTCTATTTTCTAAGAAAACCAAATCAGACCCGAATGCGCCGCCTGTAGGTAGAATGCCCTTGCCGAATTT AAAAGATGCGGATAAACTGGAGAAAGTAAAGGCGCTCAGGGAAGCATCGAAGCGGGTTGTTTTAGGTCCGGACATGTTGCCTTCTATATGTTTCTATACGATTCTGAATGCAGTTCACAC TGTGACAGCGGCAGAAGTAGCCGAAGACTCGAGTCTGTTAGCTATCGGGTTCAGTGACTCTAGTATCAAAGTGTGGAGCCTAGTCCCACAGAAATTAAGACTGATGAAGACCGGAGAACAACTGCAGGATATTGATAGAGAAGCAG ATGATGTATTGGTGAGGATGATGGACGACCGTACAGCGGAAACAGCCAGATCTTTATTCGGACATAATGGTCCCGTGTATAGTTTATCGTTTAGCCCGGATAGGAACCTTCTTCTCTCGTCTTCGGAAGATAGTACAG tcAGACTGTGGTCCTTGCATACGTGGACATGCGTCGTTTGCTACAAGGGACACTTGTTCCCAGTATGGTGCGTGAGATTTTCATCTCATGGTTATTACTTCGCGACGTCCTCCCACGACAAAACTGCCAGACTCTGGGCGACTGATTCACATCAACCACTACGAATATTTGCTGGCCATTACTCGGATGTAGAT GTGGTACAATTTCATCCAAATTCGAACTACGTAGCGACAGGCTCCAGCGATATGACAGTAAGATTATGGGACTGCGTCACCGGTAGCCAAGTGAGATTAATGACCGGGCACAAAGCTCCGATTTACTCCCTTGCTTTTTCCGCAGAGGGTCGATTTTTAGCGTCGGCTGGGGCAGATCATCGGGTTTTAGTTTGGGACTTGGCGCACGGTCATCTTGTCGCTGCCCTGTCAAACCATACCGGTACCGTCCACTGTTTATCGTTCAGCAGGGACGGTAATATACTGGTCTCGG GGTCGTTAGATAGTACTATTAAATTGTGGGACTTCACCAAGCTTGCGGAGGAGATGAGTTTAGAGGACGTGAATGTATCTCACAACCCGGACGTGAAAACGAACGCGGAAACCTACCTTCTCAGGACGTTTGCAACTAAAAACACGCCCGTTTTGACTTTGCATTTTTCCCGAAGAAATTTACTCTTGGGGGTTGGAATGTTCGAATCAACATAG
- the Taf5 gene encoding TATA-box binding protein associated factor 5 isoform X1 produces MDNEKSTMLAVLQLLRKYNLKGTEELFKKEANLTDISADEAQQTDSEVNSVLSAYKSEGDPALYEKAYSELKKFVEGSLDIYKHELGTILYPVLVHMYLELVYNNHSEEAKQLLEKFGGNLEEYYQNDLKRLSNVTRREQMAGNELTDTFKSNQFIIRMSRDTLSIIKRHLQEKKHSVLLNIIQEHLYFDMYEGVARNKQQIDATSGAVVGEATRQDNKAKVYYGLLKEPDIQSLPPTEEEEDDTGGADGDKPKKKKAKKDPLFSKKTKSDPNAPPVGRMPLPNLKDADKLEKVKALREASKRVVLGPDMLPSICFYTILNAVHTHSVTAAEVAEDSSLLAIGFSDSSIKVWSLVPQKLRLMKTGEQLQDIDREADDVLVRMMDDRTAETARSLFGHNGPVYSLSFSPDRNLLLSSSEDSTVRLWSLHTWTCVVCYKGHLFPVWCVRFSSHGYYFATSSHDKTARLWATDSHQPLRIFAGHYSDVDVVQFHPNSNYVATGSSDMTVRLWDCVTGSQVRLMTGHKAPIYSLAFSAEGRFLASAGADHRVLVWDLAHGHLVAALSNHTGTVHCLSFSRDGNILVSGSLDSTIKLWDFTKLAEEMSLEDVNVSHNPDVKTNAETYLLRTFATKNTPVLTLHFSRRNLLLGVGMFEST; encoded by the exons aTGGACAACGAGAAAAGTACTATGCTGGCGGTTCTTCAACTGCTCAGAAAGTACAATCTAAAG GGAACAGaagagttatttaaaaaagaggCGAATTTGACTGATATTTCTGCGGACGAAGCTCAACAGACAGACTCTGAAGTTAATAGTGTTCTCTCTGCGTACAAGAGCGAAGGGGATCCTGCACTGTACGAGAAAGCGTACAGTGAGCTAAAAAAGTTTGTAGAAGGTTCATTAGATATATACAAG CATGAATTGGGTACTATATTATACCCTGTTTTGGTACATATGTACCTTGAATTGGTTTACAATAATCACTCGGAAGAAGCAAAGCAACTGTTGGAAAAATTCGGAGGAAATTTGGAAGAGTATTATCAAAATGACTTGAAAAGACTGTCCAATGTTACCAGACGCGAGCAGATGGCAGGAAACGAATTAACCGATACTTTCAA ATCAAATCAGTTCATAATTAGAATGTCGAGAGACACACTTTCGATAATAAAAAGGCATctacaagaaaaaaaacacagTGTGCTGTTGAACATTATACAAGAGCATCTATATTTTGATATGTACGAAGGAGTAGCAAGAAATAAACAACAAATCGATGCCACATCGGGTGCGGTAGTTGGAGAAGCGACGAGACAAG acaaTAAGGCGAAGGTGTATTACGGACTTCTAAAGGAACCAGACATCCAATCTTTGCCGCcaacagaagaagaagaggacgaTACAGGTGGCGCAGACGGTGATAAaccaaaaaagaagaaagcaaAAAAGGATCCTCTATTTTCTAAGAAAACCAAATCAGACCCGAATGCGCCGCCTGTAGGTAGAATGCCCTTGCCGAATTT AAAAGATGCGGATAAACTGGAGAAAGTAAAGGCGCTCAGGGAAGCATCGAAGCGGGTTGTTTTAGGTCCGGACATGTTGCCTTCTATATGTTTCTATACGATTCTGAATGCAGTTCACAC acaTAGTGTGACAGCGGCAGAAGTAGCCGAAGACTCGAGTCTGTTAGCTATCGGGTTCAGTGACTCTAGTATCAAAGTGTGGAGCCTAGTCCCACAGAAATTAAGACTGATGAAGACCGGAGAACAACTGCAGGATATTGATAGAGAAGCAG ATGATGTATTGGTGAGGATGATGGACGACCGTACAGCGGAAACAGCCAGATCTTTATTCGGACATAATGGTCCCGTGTATAGTTTATCGTTTAGCCCGGATAGGAACCTTCTTCTCTCGTCTTCGGAAGATAGTACAG tcAGACTGTGGTCCTTGCATACGTGGACATGCGTCGTTTGCTACAAGGGACACTTGTTCCCAGTATGGTGCGTGAGATTTTCATCTCATGGTTATTACTTCGCGACGTCCTCCCACGACAAAACTGCCAGACTCTGGGCGACTGATTCACATCAACCACTACGAATATTTGCTGGCCATTACTCGGATGTAGAT GTGGTACAATTTCATCCAAATTCGAACTACGTAGCGACAGGCTCCAGCGATATGACAGTAAGATTATGGGACTGCGTCACCGGTAGCCAAGTGAGATTAATGACCGGGCACAAAGCTCCGATTTACTCCCTTGCTTTTTCCGCAGAGGGTCGATTTTTAGCGTCGGCTGGGGCAGATCATCGGGTTTTAGTTTGGGACTTGGCGCACGGTCATCTTGTCGCTGCCCTGTCAAACCATACCGGTACCGTCCACTGTTTATCGTTCAGCAGGGACGGTAATATACTGGTCTCGG GGTCGTTAGATAGTACTATTAAATTGTGGGACTTCACCAAGCTTGCGGAGGAGATGAGTTTAGAGGACGTGAATGTATCTCACAACCCGGACGTGAAAACGAACGCGGAAACCTACCTTCTCAGGACGTTTGCAACTAAAAACACGCCCGTTTTGACTTTGCATTTTTCCCGAAGAAATTTACTCTTGGGGGTTGGAATGTTCGAATCAACATAG